One genomic segment of Pelagerythrobacter marensis includes these proteins:
- a CDS encoding CapA family protein yields MAASDTAPAVEAEAVVAAHGVVVSADDGAPLAGVTVTVGGQSARTDSRGRYRIEVPASPLYTVRVSGAGHYPADHAFARHELAVEAGTLRIPPVQLVERRADRQLFVFGGDVMGGRRYETPLEGERRLVHDANRREDMRALLDVMAPTLRAADLASVNLEITLSARELTTAAPKSYVFYAHPELAETLAWAGVDYAAQGNNHVYDYLDQGLADTLAAVAAAGLGYSGAGFDRAAAIAPWRTQVGGTDWSFLSFVGWEGRAQPNQVAEDAKGGAALGDDATIVETVQAESSANRSVVVQYHGSREYSPEPTEESRRRMFAAIDAGADLVIGHHPHVLQGFEFHRGQLIAYSLGNFLFDQYIHETQASMLLKVWMDGSRFARAEIVPIDVRDYRPVPAVAGMRDAVLRRLRALSGPRGVRIEDMAGHGIIAAAAAPNAATPPAMTLMAAPDAASVVVPASALAAGFPAEARDDAGRQLSFGRDLLWRGDFESHEGFAAYDRSWTFDGGEGALDRDAHAGDHALRIVPAANSVTMAQRIALRDLDKAPVTVGGILSGEGTRLTLQYRLRLDGEKAFSEWQNGGTITAAGPGWQRFAFDIPQPSADPTRFNIRFVADWPGNARRPFLLDDLKVISWENGEGASGVIPGLRKYVRLPATGPDPQSITVHFQPWQRADSAD; encoded by the coding sequence GTGGCCGCTTCGGATACTGCCCCTGCGGTGGAGGCGGAAGCTGTTGTCGCCGCCCACGGTGTGGTCGTTTCGGCTGACGACGGCGCGCCGCTGGCCGGGGTGACGGTAACTGTTGGTGGGCAGAGCGCGCGCACCGACAGCAGGGGCCGATACCGGATCGAAGTGCCTGCAAGCCCTCTCTACACGGTGCGAGTTTCAGGGGCGGGCCATTATCCGGCAGACCATGCCTTCGCGCGCCACGAACTGGCGGTGGAGGCAGGCACGTTGCGCATTCCCCCCGTGCAGCTGGTGGAGCGGCGGGCCGACCGGCAGCTGTTCGTGTTCGGCGGCGATGTCATGGGCGGGCGCCGCTATGAAACGCCGCTGGAGGGGGAGCGCCGGCTGGTTCACGATGCCAATCGGCGAGAGGACATGCGGGCCCTGCTGGATGTCATGGCCCCCACCTTGCGCGCGGCCGATCTGGCCAGCGTCAATCTGGAAATTACGCTTTCCGCACGCGAACTGACGACGGCGGCACCCAAATCCTACGTGTTCTACGCCCATCCCGAGCTGGCCGAGACGCTGGCCTGGGCCGGCGTCGATTATGCTGCGCAAGGCAACAACCACGTTTACGACTATCTCGATCAGGGCTTGGCGGACACGCTGGCGGCTGTGGCGGCGGCGGGTCTAGGGTACTCGGGGGCAGGCTTCGACCGTGCGGCGGCGATTGCCCCCTGGCGCACGCAAGTCGGCGGCACCGACTGGTCGTTCCTGAGCTTCGTCGGCTGGGAAGGGCGCGCCCAGCCGAACCAGGTGGCCGAAGATGCCAAGGGCGGCGCGGCGCTGGGCGACGATGCAACGATCGTCGAAACGGTTCAGGCCGAAAGCTCCGCTAACCGGTCGGTGGTTGTCCAGTATCACGGCAGCCGGGAATATTCGCCCGAACCGACGGAAGAGAGCCGGCGGCGAATGTTCGCGGCAATCGACGCCGGGGCCGATCTGGTCATCGGACACCATCCCCACGTCCTCCAGGGGTTCGAATTTCATCGTGGCCAGCTGATCGCCTATTCGCTCGGCAACTTCCTGTTCGACCAGTACATCCATGAAACGCAGGCGAGCATGTTGCTCAAGGTGTGGATGGATGGCAGCCGCTTCGCGCGGGCGGAGATCGTGCCGATCGACGTGCGCGACTACCGCCCGGTCCCCGCCGTCGCCGGGATGCGCGACGCGGTGCTGCGGCGCCTGCGCGCGCTTTCCGGGCCGCGCGGTGTTCGGATCGAGGATATGGCCGGCCACGGCATCATCGCCGCCGCCGCTGCGCCGAACGCTGCAACGCCGCCGGCCATGACGCTGATGGCTGCGCCCGATGCCGCGAGTGTCGTGGTTCCCGCATCCGCTCTGGCCGCGGGTTTTCCGGCGGAGGCGCGTGACGATGCCGGGCGGCAGCTATCTTTCGGCCGGGACCTGCTGTGGCGCGGAGATTTCGAAAGCCACGAAGGGTTCGCCGCGTATGACCGCAGCTGGACTTTCGATGGCGGTGAGGGCGCTCTGGACCGCGACGCGCACGCCGGCGATCACGCCTTGCGCATCGTCCCGGCAGCCAACAGCGTGACCATGGCGCAGCGGATTGCCCTGCGCGATCTCGACAAGGCGCCTGTAACGGTCGGCGGCATCCTGTCGGGCGAGGGGACGCGGCTGACGCTGCAATACCGCCTGAGGCTCGACGGAGAAAAGGCCTTCTCCGAATGGCAGAATGGCGGCACGATCACCGCCGCGGGGCCAGGCTGGCAACGGTTCGCTTTCGATATTCCGCAGCCATCTGCCGACCCGACGCGGTTCAATATCCGTTTCGTCGCGGACTGGCCCGGCAACGCCCGCCGACCGTTCCTGCTCGACGATCTGAAGGTCATCAGTTGGGAAAATGGCGAAGGCGCGAGCGGTGTGATCCCGGGTTTGCGCAAGTACGTTCGCTTGCCAGCAACCGGACCCGATCCGCAATCGATAACGGTCCACTTTCAGCCCTGGCAGCGGGCAGACAGCGCCGATTAG
- a CDS encoding TetR/AcrR family transcriptional regulator, protein MSTSESSYHHGALREALVEAGLRALEAAEGSAISLRELAREVGVSPTAVYRHFPNKDALLAALGDAGLTRLGAAQAEAYAAAGGDRAGFAATGRAYVRFALANPALFRLVFAHGKAGAAHAGKSDPAWDLLKRSTITLAGGEGAAADRLALQAWSIVHGLAMLMLDGRLPADEALIDTVIAPETFFPSANPR, encoded by the coding sequence GTGTCAACATCGGAATCGTCATACCACCACGGCGCCCTGCGCGAGGCGCTGGTCGAAGCCGGGTTGCGCGCACTGGAAGCGGCGGAAGGCAGCGCGATCTCGCTGCGTGAACTGGCGCGCGAAGTGGGCGTCTCTCCAACCGCGGTCTATCGCCATTTTCCGAACAAGGATGCCCTGCTCGCCGCGTTGGGGGACGCAGGGCTGACGAGGCTCGGCGCCGCGCAGGCTGAGGCTTATGCTGCGGCGGGCGGCGACCGGGCCGGGTTTGCCGCAACCGGCAGAGCCTATGTCCGCTTCGCGCTTGCCAATCCAGCGCTGTTTCGCTTGGTCTTCGCGCACGGCAAGGCCGGCGCAGCACATGCGGGCAAGTCCGATCCTGCGTGGGACTTGCTGAAACGCAGCACGATCACGCTGGCGGGGGGTGAAGGCGCAGCGGCCGATCGCCTGGCGTTGCAGGCCTGGTCAATCGTCCACGGGCTCGCGATGCTGATGCTCGACGGACGATTGCCGGCCGACGAAGCTTTAATCGACACCGTGATCGCCCCGGAAACCTTTTTTCCCAGCGCCAATCCGCGCTGA
- a CDS encoding carotenoid oxygenase family protein produces the protein MTSVLEKTIRGAVTAGIGKIADIRRTGLDAENPFTTGLHAPMDAELTLDDLPVTGSIPPELDGRYVRIGPNPKFADPRGHHWFVGDGMVHGVRLSGGRAEWYRNRYVRSRALEDASGLAAAPGPRRGMGDNVNTNVIAFGSRILALVEAGSYPAELSGDLETVAYSDFGGGLAGSFTAHPHRDPATGEYHAICYDAGNPGQITHVVLDPTGKVVRELPIPVEHGPSIHDCALTPSYVVIFDLPVTFSMKALIAGHRFPYRWNPSHRARVGLLPRNGEADAITWHEVDPAYLFHVANSFEDERGRVVVDCCVYETMFDGPMAGPFGRNLGLERWTIDPAGGRVGRRVLSAEPQEFPRPDERFFTRPHRYVWTVGLPDDASAEFFAAAPLYRHDLADGAAVSRSFGENAVPGEFVFVPGGSDAEEGDGWVMGFVIDRDKRMTDLAILDATTLQDVARVHIPHVVPPGFHGNWMPTV, from the coding sequence ATGACAAGCGTTCTGGAGAAAACCATTCGCGGCGCGGTGACGGCGGGGATTGGAAAGATCGCCGATATCCGCAGGACCGGCCTGGATGCCGAAAATCCGTTCACCACCGGGCTTCATGCACCGATGGATGCCGAGCTGACTCTGGACGATCTGCCCGTTACCGGCTCGATCCCGCCCGAACTGGATGGCCGCTATGTTCGCATCGGCCCGAACCCCAAGTTTGCCGACCCGCGCGGCCACCACTGGTTTGTGGGCGATGGGATGGTGCACGGCGTGCGCCTGTCGGGCGGCAGGGCCGAGTGGTACCGCAATCGCTACGTTCGGTCGCGCGCGCTGGAAGATGCCTCGGGCCTGGCTGCCGCGCCGGGACCGCGCAGGGGCATGGGCGACAACGTCAACACCAACGTAATCGCTTTCGGATCGCGCATTCTGGCGCTGGTGGAAGCGGGGTCTTACCCGGCGGAGCTTTCCGGCGATCTGGAAACGGTGGCCTACAGCGATTTCGGGGGCGGGCTGGCGGGATCGTTCACGGCCCATCCGCACCGCGATCCGGCCACGGGCGAGTATCACGCGATCTGTTACGACGCAGGCAATCCGGGGCAGATAACCCATGTCGTGCTCGACCCCACAGGCAAAGTGGTGCGGGAACTGCCCATCCCTGTCGAGCATGGTCCCTCGATCCACGATTGTGCGCTGACCCCATCGTATGTGGTCATTTTCGATCTGCCCGTAACCTTTTCCATGAAAGCGCTGATCGCCGGCCACCGTTTCCCCTATCGCTGGAATCCGTCGCACCGTGCCCGGGTGGGGCTGTTGCCGCGAAACGGCGAGGCCGATGCAATCACCTGGCACGAAGTGGACCCGGCCTATCTTTTCCATGTTGCGAACAGTTTCGAGGATGAACGCGGCCGCGTCGTGGTCGACTGTTGCGTGTACGAAACGATGTTCGACGGGCCGATGGCGGGGCCTTTCGGGCGAAACCTGGGGCTGGAGCGGTGGACCATCGACCCGGCCGGCGGGCGTGTCGGGCGCCGGGTGCTAAGCGCCGAGCCGCAGGAATTCCCCCGGCCTGACGAACGTTTCTTCACCCGGCCTCATCGCTATGTCTGGACGGTCGGCCTTCCCGACGACGCGAGCGCGGAATTCTTTGCGGCCGCTCCGCTCTATCGCCACGATCTTGCGGATGGGGCCGCGGTATCCCGGTCGTTTGGCGAAAATGCGGTACCCGGCGAATTCGTATTCGTGCCGGGCGGATCGGATGCGGAGGAAGGCGATGGCTGGGTGATGGGCTTCGTCATCGACCGCGACAAGCGCATGACGGACTTGGCCATTCTGGATGCGACCACGCTGCAAGATGTCGCCAGAGTCCACATTCCGCACGTCGTTCCGCCAGGTTTTCACGGGAACTGGATGCCGACCGTTTAG
- a CDS encoding DUF481 domain-containing protein: MTRYLAGVMPKTPFPLIAAGAAFLTLAMPSPAQAELPEGVRAMIEAAMETGDAGKIRTVLALARQTNPDGAEEIDAIENGWKTQRAEAARLAREEKARKIREAGLFDLWSGEGQLGGFESSGNSNNIGLSAGLKLKRQGEDWSHSLRATADYQRSNGVTSREQFLLAYEPRYEINDELFFYGLAQYERNALQGYTGRYAVSGGVGYQVANNDDLKLSVKAGPALRLTDFEEGDDETRLAALFGFDFDWQIAERLAFTQDANMVAETGGAATVIVDSTRTTFNLVTGLDAKVSDRLRSRVTYAVDYDSKPPAGKVSTDTITRLTLVYDF, encoded by the coding sequence ATGACGCGCTACCTCGCTGGCGTCATGCCGAAGACACCGTTTCCGCTGATCGCAGCCGGCGCTGCATTCCTGACGCTTGCGATGCCGTCCCCCGCCCAGGCCGAATTGCCGGAAGGGGTGCGCGCGATGATCGAGGCAGCGATGGAAACCGGCGATGCCGGCAAGATCAGGACCGTCCTCGCGCTGGCCCGTCAGACCAACCCTGATGGCGCGGAGGAGATCGACGCGATCGAGAACGGGTGGAAAACCCAGCGGGCCGAAGCTGCCCGGCTCGCGCGCGAGGAAAAGGCGCGAAAGATCAGAGAAGCGGGCCTGTTCGATCTCTGGAGCGGGGAAGGGCAGCTCGGCGGATTTGAATCGAGCGGCAACAGCAACAATATCGGCCTGTCGGCGGGCCTCAAGCTCAAGCGTCAGGGCGAGGACTGGAGCCATTCGCTGCGGGCTACTGCGGACTACCAGCGCTCCAACGGTGTCACCAGCCGCGAACAGTTTCTGCTGGCCTACGAACCTCGTTACGAGATCAACGACGAGTTGTTTTTCTATGGCCTCGCCCAGTACGAGCGTAACGCGCTCCAGGGCTATACCGGTCGTTATGCGGTTTCTGGCGGCGTCGGCTATCAGGTCGCGAACAACGACGATCTAAAATTGTCGGTCAAGGCCGGCCCGGCATTGCGGCTGACCGATTTCGAAGAAGGGGACGACGAAACGCGCCTTGCGGCCCTGTTCGGCTTCGATTTCGATTGGCAGATCGCCGAACGGCTGGCGTTCACGCAGGATGCCAACATGGTCGCCGAAACCGGCGGCGCGGCGACGGTGATCGTCGATTCCACGCGAACCACGTTCAACCTCGTCACCGGACTGGACGCCAAAGTCAGCGACCGGCTTCGTTCGCGCGTAACCTATGCCGTCGATTACGACAGCAAGCCGCCGGCGGGTAAGGTCTCGACCGATACGATCACCCGGCTGACTCTCGTTTACGACTTCTGA
- a CDS encoding chorismate mutase — translation MTDTFKHPDACTDMGEVREGVDATDRELMILLSRRFGYMRAAARIKEARDAVRDEARKQAVVSAAAEDAASRGLPAEAIAEIWDRLVESSIAYELDEWDRLRS, via the coding sequence ATGACTGATACGTTCAAACACCCCGATGCCTGCACCGACATGGGCGAGGTGCGCGAGGGCGTCGATGCCACCGACCGCGAACTGATGATCCTGCTTTCGAGGCGTTTCGGCTATATGCGGGCCGCCGCGCGGATCAAGGAAGCGCGCGACGCCGTTCGTGATGAGGCGCGCAAGCAGGCGGTCGTTTCCGCTGCCGCCGAGGACGCGGCATCGCGCGGGCTCCCGGCTGAAGCGATTGCGGAAATCTGGGACCGGCTCGTCGAAAGTTCGATCGCCTACGAGCTCGACGAATGGGATCGGCTGCGCAGCTAG
- the rpsD gene encoding 30S ribosomal protein S4 — MSKRKSAKYKLDRRMGENIWGRPNSPVNKRSYGPGQHGQRRKGKMSDFGLQLRAKQKLKGYYGDVTEKQFKATYQQASRMKGDTSQNLIGLLEQRLDMVVYRAKFAPTIFAARQIVSHGHIRVNGVKCNIASRRINVGDIISLGDKAKEMALVIEAQSLPERDIPDYVAPDGTDKVTFTRVPTLDEVPYPVTMEPNLVVEFYSR, encoded by the coding sequence ATGTCGAAGCGCAAAAGCGCCAAGTACAAACTCGACCGCCGGATGGGCGAAAACATCTGGGGTCGTCCGAACTCTCCGGTCAACAAGCGTTCCTATGGCCCCGGCCAGCACGGTCAGCGCCGCAAGGGCAAGATGAGCGACTTCGGTCTTCAGCTTCGCGCCAAGCAGAAGCTGAAGGGCTACTACGGCGACGTGACGGAAAAGCAGTTCAAGGCCACTTATCAGCAGGCCTCGCGGATGAAGGGCGACACCAGCCAGAACCTGATCGGCCTGCTCGAACAGCGTCTGGACATGGTCGTCTATCGCGCCAAGTTCGCCCCGACGATCTTCGCCGCACGACAGATCGTCAGCCACGGTCACATTCGCGTGAACGGCGTGAAGTGCAACATCGCGAGCCGCCGCATCAACGTCGGCGACATCATCAGCCTGGGCGACAAGGCCAAGGAAATGGCGCTGGTTATCGAAGCTCAGAGCTTGCCCGAGCGTGACATTCCCGATTACGTGGCCCCCGACGGCACCGACAAGGTAACCTTCACGCGCGTCCCCACGCTCGACGAAGTGCCTTACCCGGTAACGATGGAACCGAACCTGGTGGTCGAATTCTACTCGCGCTGA
- the nrdR gene encoding transcriptional regulator NrdR, whose amino-acid sequence MRCPFCAHDDSQVKDSRPAEDGSAIRRRRQCTSCGARFTTFERVQLREVTIVKSGERRETFDRSKLEHSVALACRKRGIEQERIDQLVSGIQRQVETAGESEVPSTRIGELVMEGLRQIDSVAYIRFASVYRDFSEARDFEEFASSIHDAGAQDAGGD is encoded by the coding sequence ATGCGATGCCCCTTCTGCGCGCATGACGACAGCCAGGTAAAGGACAGCCGCCCGGCAGAGGACGGCTCGGCCATCCGCCGGCGGCGCCAGTGCACCAGCTGCGGCGCGCGTTTCACCACGTTCGAGCGCGTGCAGCTGCGCGAAGTTACGATCGTCAAGAGCGGGGAGCGGCGCGAAACCTTCGACCGGTCGAAGCTCGAACACTCGGTCGCCCTTGCCTGCCGCAAGCGCGGGATCGAGCAGGAGCGGATCGATCAGCTCGTTTCCGGCATTCAGCGCCAGGTCGAAACCGCGGGGGAAAGCGAAGTGCCCTCCACCAGGATCGGCGAACTGGTGATGGAGGGGCTGCGCCAGATAGACAGTGTGGCCTACATACGCTTTGCCAGCGTCTATCGCGATTTCAGCGAAGCACGCGATTTCGAGGAATTCGCCAGCTCGATCCACGATGCCGGCGCGCAAGACGCGGGCGGCGACTGA
- a CDS encoding RNA methyltransferase, translated as MAPSHPNDSGEGHERPVIVLVRPQLGENIGKAARAMLNFGLTEMRLVTPRDGWPNPAAGPAAAGADIVLEQASVHESLADAVADCAHVYATTVRKRGVTKPVVTPAEAAGEIAAARGRSAIVFGPERSGLETDDVALARAILTVPINPEFGSLNLAQAVILCAYEWSKTQGERGTLVQPTDEESLPPAPQEELEGMIGQLENMLAPRGYFLPESRAAATRRTLRSMLTKPGWNHLEVRTMRGVLSSLARPPRD; from the coding sequence GTGGCACCCTCCCACCCGAACGATTCCGGCGAGGGGCACGAGCGCCCCGTCATCGTGCTGGTCCGCCCGCAACTGGGCGAAAATATCGGTAAGGCCGCGCGGGCGATGCTTAATTTCGGCCTGACCGAAATGCGACTGGTGACGCCTCGCGACGGCTGGCCCAATCCGGCGGCCGGACCGGCAGCAGCCGGCGCCGATATCGTGCTGGAACAAGCAAGCGTCCATGAATCTCTGGCCGACGCCGTCGCCGATTGCGCGCACGTTTATGCGACGACGGTGCGCAAGCGCGGCGTGACCAAACCCGTGGTAACGCCTGCAGAAGCTGCGGGGGAGATCGCTGCGGCCCGTGGCCGTTCTGCCATCGTGTTCGGCCCTGAACGATCCGGCCTCGAAACCGATGACGTGGCACTGGCCCGCGCAATTCTGACCGTTCCGATCAATCCTGAATTCGGCTCGCTCAACCTTGCCCAGGCGGTGATTCTCTGCGCCTACGAATGGTCGAAAACCCAGGGCGAGCGCGGAACCCTGGTGCAGCCTACGGATGAAGAAAGCCTCCCTCCTGCCCCGCAGGAGGAGTTGGAGGGCATGATCGGCCAGCTGGAAAACATGCTGGCGCCGCGCGGCTATTTTCTTCCCGAAAGCCGGGCCGCGGCCACGCGGCGGACCCTGCGTTCCATGTTGACCAAACCCGGCTGGAACCACCTGGAAGTGCGCACGATGCGGGGTGTCCTGTCGAGCCTCGCCAGGCCGCCGCGCGACTAG
- a CDS encoding ABC transporter ATP-binding protein encodes METIHEPILDISGLTKVYSGGLKALDNVDLTIRRGEIFALLGPNGAGKTTLIGAVCGMVRISSGTIRAFGEDLAGNWRTARQRIGLVPQELGLDMFDTVERQIGYSRGLFGRGPDPARIEEVLRSLSLWDKRNEEIRKLSGGMKRRVLIAKALAHDPELLFLDEPTAGVDVELRRDMWRQIDSLREQGVTVILTTHYIEEAEEMADRVGVIDKGRLLLVDEKEAMMKRLGRTEAHFILASPIDRIPDALGAFPVTLADDGATLCYRGGDGTGKGKAEVAEIATALVHSGVAFTALEQKESSLEDIFVDLVERQGLAA; translated from the coding sequence ATGGAAACGATTCACGAACCCATCCTCGACATCAGCGGACTGACCAAGGTCTATTCCGGCGGCCTGAAGGCTCTCGACAATGTCGATCTGACCATTCGGCGGGGGGAGATCTTCGCGCTGCTCGGCCCCAACGGGGCCGGCAAGACCACGCTCATCGGCGCGGTTTGCGGGATGGTGCGGATCAGTTCCGGCACCATCCGCGCTTTCGGAGAGGATCTGGCAGGCAACTGGCGGACTGCACGGCAGAGGATCGGGCTGGTCCCGCAAGAACTCGGCCTGGACATGTTCGATACGGTGGAGCGCCAGATCGGCTATTCGCGCGGGCTGTTCGGCCGAGGACCCGATCCGGCACGGATCGAGGAGGTTCTGCGTTCGCTCAGCCTGTGGGACAAGCGGAACGAGGAAATCCGCAAGCTTTCGGGCGGAATGAAGCGCCGCGTGCTGATTGCCAAGGCGCTGGCCCACGATCCGGAACTGCTGTTCCTGGACGAGCCGACCGCCGGGGTCGATGTGGAACTGCGGCGCGACATGTGGCGACAGATTGACAGCCTGCGCGAACAGGGCGTCACGGTGATCCTGACCACCCATTATATCGAGGAAGCGGAAGAAATGGCCGATCGCGTGGGCGTGATCGACAAGGGTCGCCTGCTGCTGGTCGACGAAAAGGAAGCGATGATGAAAAGGCTCGGCCGGACGGAGGCGCATTTCATTCTCGCCAGCCCGATCGATCGGATACCCGATGCCCTGGGGGCTTTCCCGGTCACCCTGGCCGACGACGGTGCAACGCTGTGTTATCGCGGCGGTGACGGCACCGGGAAAGGCAAGGCCGAAGTGGCGGAGATTGCAACCGCGCTGGTCCACAGCGGGGTGGCGTTCACCGCCCTGGAACAGAAGGAATCGAGCCTGGAAGACATTTTCGTCGATCTGGTCGAACGGCAGGGGCTTGCAGCATGA
- a CDS encoding ABC transporter permease → MINWRSTLAIYRNELARFRRTIFGSIVSPVLTTSLYFIVFGAAIGGRISEVGGVDYGAFIVPGLLMLTLLSESTSNASFGIYMPKFTGAIYELLSAPVGVAETLLGFVGAAATKSLILAAIILATATLFVDYSIAHPVFALFYIMLVAASFSLLGFILGVWAEGFEKLQMVPLLILTPLTFLGGTFYSIDMLPSPWDKVALANPIVYLVNGLRWTFYGDSDVSIGISFGLTLGFLAICVAVIAVIFRTGWRLRT, encoded by the coding sequence ATGATCAATTGGCGTTCCACGCTCGCGATCTACCGCAACGAGCTTGCCCGTTTCCGGCGCACCATATTCGGTTCGATCGTCTCGCCGGTCCTGACCACCAGCCTCTATTTCATCGTGTTCGGTGCCGCCATCGGCGGGCGCATTTCCGAAGTCGGCGGGGTCGATTACGGGGCCTTCATCGTTCCCGGACTGCTGATGCTGACGCTGCTGTCCGAAAGCACGAGCAATGCGAGCTTCGGCATCTATATGCCCAAGTTCACAGGGGCGATCTATGAACTGCTGTCTGCCCCGGTCGGGGTGGCGGAAACGCTGTTGGGGTTCGTCGGGGCTGCTGCAACCAAGAGCCTGATCCTTGCCGCGATCATCCTGGCGACCGCCACACTGTTCGTCGACTATTCGATTGCCCATCCGGTCTTCGCGCTGTTCTATATCATGCTGGTCGCGGCCAGTTTCTCTCTGCTCGGCTTCATCCTTGGTGTCTGGGCCGAAGGATTCGAGAAACTGCAGATGGTGCCCCTGCTGATCCTGACTCCGCTCACTTTCCTGGGCGGTACGTTCTATTCGATCGATATGCTGCCTTCGCCCTGGGACAAGGTCGCCCTTGCCAATCCGATCGTCTATCTCGTCAACGGGCTGCGCTGGACGTTCTACGGCGATTCCGATGTGTCGATCGGGATCTCTTTCGGCCTCACGCTGGGCTTCCTCGCAATTTGCGTGGCAGTCATCGCAGTAATCTTCCGCACGGGCTGGCGCCTCAGGACATGA
- the tgt gene encoding tRNA guanosine(34) transglycosylase Tgt, whose translation MAAPRFAFRVDAVDDKARTGAIAMRRGEIRTPAFMPVGTAATVKAMKPETVRTTGADILLGNTYHLMLRPGAERVARLGGLHAFMNWDRPILTDSGGYQVMSLAALRKLDEDGVQFRSHIDGARHMLSPERSMEIQRLLGSDIVMAFDECPRADRPRDEIAASMELSMRWARRSRDAFDSGGEHAEGAALFGIQQGALDEDLRRVSAEKLIDIGFDGYAVGGLAVGEGQEAMFATLDFAPDMLPQDRPRYLMGVGKPDDLVGAVERGIDMFDCVLPTRSGRNGQAFTWNGPLNLRNARHAEDTAPLDERCKCSVCASYSRAYLHHLHKAGEILGAMLTTEHNLAFYQQLMEAMRQAIATHSFTQFAIDFRRDYLR comes from the coding sequence ATGGCTGCGCCCCGATTTGCATTCCGGGTCGACGCCGTCGACGACAAGGCGCGCACGGGTGCGATCGCCATGCGTCGGGGAGAGATCCGCACGCCGGCCTTCATGCCGGTCGGAACGGCGGCCACCGTGAAGGCGATGAAGCCGGAAACGGTACGGACGACCGGGGCGGATATCCTGCTCGGCAATACATACCATCTCATGCTGCGACCTGGGGCGGAGCGCGTGGCGCGCCTTGGCGGCCTGCACGCCTTCATGAACTGGGACCGCCCGATTCTCACCGACAGCGGCGGCTATCAGGTGATGAGCCTGGCCGCTCTGCGCAAGCTGGACGAGGATGGGGTGCAGTTCCGCAGTCATATCGACGGCGCACGCCACATGCTTTCGCCCGAACGGTCGATGGAAATCCAGCGCTTGCTGGGTTCGGATATCGTCATGGCGTTCGACGAATGCCCCCGCGCCGATCGCCCGAGGGACGAGATTGCGGCGTCGATGGAACTTTCTATGCGCTGGGCACGGCGCAGCCGGGATGCGTTCGACAGCGGCGGGGAACACGCCGAAGGGGCCGCGCTGTTCGGCATTCAGCAGGGTGCCCTGGACGAGGACCTGCGCCGAGTTTCGGCCGAAAAGCTGATCGACATCGGCTTCGACGGCTACGCGGTGGGCGGCCTGGCCGTCGGCGAAGGGCAGGAGGCGATGTTCGCAACGCTCGACTTCGCGCCCGACATGCTGCCGCAGGATCGCCCGCGCTATCTGATGGGTGTCGGCAAACCCGATGATCTCGTCGGGGCGGTGGAGCGCGGGATCGACATGTTCGACTGCGTCCTGCCCACACGCTCCGGCCGTAACGGGCAGGCGTTTACGTGGAACGGCCCGCTGAACCTGCGAAACGCGCGCCATGCCGAAGACACCGCACCGCTCGACGAACGATGCAAATGCTCAGTTTGCGCAAGCTATTCGCGGGCCTACCTCCACCACCTGCACAAGGCGGGTGAAATCCTCGGCGCGATGCTGACCACGGAACACAACCTGGCCTTCTATCAACAATTGATGGAAGCCATGCGCCAGGCGATCGCAACGCACAGCTTCACCCAGTTCGCCATCGATTTCCGCCGGGACTATTTGCGCTAA